Proteins from one Gibbsiella quercinecans genomic window:
- a CDS encoding type II toxin-antitoxin system HigB family toxin, with protein MKIISVKTLRDFWAENPDTEQPLKAWVDEATKADWKNPAEIKEQYRSASILKNRRVVFNIKGNSYRLIVAIAYQRGWMFVKFIGTHKQYDTIDAETVELE; from the coding sequence ATGAAGATAATCTCGGTGAAAACACTTAGGGACTTCTGGGCGGAGAACCCTGATACAGAGCAACCGCTAAAAGCTTGGGTGGACGAGGCGACAAAGGCCGATTGGAAAAACCCAGCAGAAATAAAGGAACAGTACCGTAGCGCTAGCATTCTGAAAAACAGGCGAGTGGTATTCAACATAAAAGGAAACAGCTACCGATTAATCGTGGCAATTGCTTATCAGCGGGGATGGATGTTCGTTAAGTTCATTGGCACTCACAAGCAATACGACACCATAGACGCTGAGACGGTTGAACTGGAGTAG
- a CDS encoding helix-turn-helix domain-containing protein encodes MNIKPIRTEQDYQAALRAVEPMFDNEPALNTPEGDFFEVMCLLIEEYEKKHYPIDPPTPIEAIKFRMDQQGLSVKDLESAIGKPNRVYEILNGTRNLTLPMIRRLHAQFGIPLESLIA; translated from the coding sequence ATGAACATTAAACCAATCCGAACTGAGCAAGATTATCAAGCCGCCCTGCGGGCAGTTGAACCGATGTTCGACAATGAACCGGCACTGAACACGCCTGAAGGTGATTTTTTCGAGGTGATGTGCCTGCTTATTGAAGAATACGAGAAGAAGCACTATCCGATAGATCCACCGACGCCGATTGAGGCGATTAAATTTCGTATGGATCAGCAGGGATTGAGCGTGAAGGATTTGGAATCAGCCATCGGCAAACCGAACCGTGTTTACGAGATCCTGAACGGTACGCGCAACCTGACTCTGCCCATGATTCGTCGCCTGCATGCGCAGTTTGGCATCCCACTGGAAAGCCTGATAGCGTGA
- the araH gene encoding L-arabinose ABC transporter permease AraH: protein MSTVTTTPEKPKRHIGLSRIWDNYGMLVVFAVLFLACALFVPNFSSFINMKGLGLAISMSGMVACGMLFCLASGDFDLSVASIIACAGVTTAVVINMSESLWLGVGAGLLLGMGFGLINGFVIARLKINALITTLATMQIARGLAYIISDGKAVGIEDERFFALGYANWLGLPAPIWITVACLILFGLLLNKTTFGRNTLAIGGNEEAARLAGVPVVRTRIIIFALSGLVSAAAGIILASRMTSGQPMTSLGYELIVISACVLGGVSLKGGIGKISYVVAGVLILGTVENAMNLLNISPFAQYVVRGVILLAAVIFDRYKQLAKKTI, encoded by the coding sequence ATGTCAACTGTTACCACAACGCCTGAAAAACCAAAACGGCACATAGGGCTTTCCCGTATCTGGGATAATTACGGCATGCTGGTGGTGTTTGCCGTGCTGTTCTTGGCTTGCGCGCTGTTTGTGCCGAACTTTTCCAGCTTTATTAATATGAAGGGGCTGGGGCTGGCGATCTCCATGTCGGGCATGGTGGCCTGCGGCATGCTGTTTTGCCTGGCCTCCGGCGATTTCGATCTGTCGGTGGCCTCGATTATTGCCTGCGCCGGCGTCACCACGGCGGTGGTGATTAATATGAGCGAAAGCCTGTGGCTCGGCGTCGGTGCCGGGCTGCTGCTGGGGATGGGGTTCGGGCTGATTAACGGCTTCGTGATCGCCCGTCTGAAAATCAATGCCCTGATCACCACCCTGGCCACGATGCAAATCGCCCGTGGCCTGGCTTATATCATTTCTGATGGTAAGGCGGTGGGGATCGAAGATGAGCGTTTTTTTGCGCTGGGCTACGCTAACTGGCTGGGGTTGCCGGCGCCGATTTGGATCACCGTCGCGTGCCTGATTCTGTTCGGCCTGCTGCTGAATAAAACCACCTTCGGGCGCAATACGCTGGCTATCGGCGGCAACGAGGAAGCGGCCCGTTTGGCGGGCGTGCCGGTCGTGCGTACCCGCATCATTATTTTCGCCTTGTCGGGCCTGGTCTCGGCCGCGGCCGGCATCATTCTGGCTTCGCGTATGACCAGCGGCCAGCCGATGACCTCGCTGGGCTATGAACTGATCGTGATTTCCGCCTGCGTGCTGGGCGGGGTTTCGCTAAAAGGCGGGATTGGCAAAATCTCGTATGTCGTCGCCGGGGTGCTGATTTTGGGCACGGTGGAAAATGCCATGAACTTGCTGAATATTTCCCCGTTCGCGCAGTATGTGGTGCGCGGGGTGATTCTGCTGGCGGCGGTGATTTTTGACCGCTACAAACAGCTGGCGAAGAAAACGATCTGA